A section of the Callospermophilus lateralis isolate mCalLat2 chromosome 14, mCalLat2.hap1, whole genome shotgun sequence genome encodes:
- the Dusp2 gene encoding dual specificity protein phosphatase 2 translates to MGLEAARELECAALGALLREPREAERTLLLDCRPFLAFCRRHVRAARPVPWNALLRRRARGPPAAALACLLPDRALLARLARGELARAVVLDEDSASVTELRPDGPAHLLLSALLHETRAGATAVCFLRGGFDSFQSCCPDLCSESPAPALAPTVTETSSSDLRVPIYDQGGPVEILPYLYLGSCSHSSDLQGLQACGITAVLNVSASCPNHFEGLFLYKSIPVEDNQMVDISAWFQEAIGFIDLVKNSGGRVLVHCQAGISRSATICLAYLIQSRRVRLDEAFDFVKQRRGVISPNFSFMGQLLQFETQVLCH, encoded by the exons ATGGGGCTGGAGGCGGCGCGGGAGCTGGAGTGCGCGGCGCTGGGGGCGCTGCTGCGGGAGCCGCGGGAGGCCGAGCGCACGCTGCTGCTCGATTGCCGCCCCTTCCTAGCTTTCTGCCGGCGACACGTGCGCGCCGCGCGGCCTGTGCCCTGGAACGCGCTGCTGCGGCGCCGCGCGCGCGGCCCGCCCGCTGCCGCCCTCGCCTGCCTGCTGCCGGATCGCGCACTGCTGGCGCGCCTGGCCCGCGGGGAGCTGGCGCGCGCGGTGGTGCTGGACGAAGACAGCGCCTCGGTGACAGAACTCCGGCCCGACGGCCCCGCGCACCTGCTGCTCTCGGCGCTGCTGCACGAGACCCGCGCCGGGGCCACCGCCGTGTGCTTCCTGCGAG GAGGCTTCGACAGCTTCCAGTCCTGCTGTCCCGATCTGTGCTCTGAATCCCCTGCCCCGGCTCTGGCCCCCACAGTCACTGAAACCAGTAGCTCCGACCTCAGGGTTCCCATCTATGACCAG ggtggACCGGTGGAGATCTTGCCCTACCTGTACCTGGGCAGCTGCAGCCACTCCTCTGACCTACAAGGGCTGCAGGCCTGTGGCATCACAGCCGTCCTCAACGTCTCTGCCAGCTGCCCCAACCACTTTGAGGGCCTTTTCCTCTACAAGAGCATTCCGGTGGAGGACAACCAGATGGTGGACATCAGTGCCTGGTTCCAGGAGGCCATAGGCTTCATTG ACCTGGTGAAGAATAGCGGAGGCCGGGTGCTGGTCCACTGCCAAGCAGGCATTTCCCGCTCTGCCACCATCTGCCTGGCGTACCTGATACAGAGCCGCCGGGTCCGGCTGGATGAGGCCTTCGACTTTGTTAAGCAACGCCGCGGAGTCATCTCCCCCAACTTCAGTTTCATGGGGCAGTTGCTGCAGTTTGAGACTCAGGTGCTGTGTCACTGA